In the Silene latifolia isolate original U9 population chromosome 1, ASM4854445v1, whole genome shotgun sequence genome, TAGTTAAAATCGACAACTTAGatttttgacaatatttatatttgTAAGACATTatgatctcttttttttttctcacaaagattaattatatgtttataaaatatacaattttaacacttttatacgtttattatatgaCTAATCAGGaccctttttttttattaaatttgtaAATACGGAAGAAGATCCCGCCGGTGGGTGTAGTAGGTTAAACGACCCACCGGTAGGGGCAGCGGAATTTTTAGAGTCCTCAGAAAAGtgactctgataccatgttaagattatagaggggAGATGATTGTATAGAGAGAATTGTATTATTGAATTGTGGTTGTGTTACATCGATATGGTGAGGTATATATAATACCTCCCAacttaaccctaaccctaatatgGTCAACCCTAATAATAGCCGTGCCTAGTATAGACCCAATCTTCTAATACTCATTCGCTTCATCGTCAATCACCGTGTTAACAAGCCAGTCCGCACAATGATTATAGTCACGGTACACATGAATTTCAAACCTCCAACGAACCTCCGTAGCCATTAACTTCATCATAAGCATCTGTATGTGTTTAACTTACAATTTGCTTGTACTGTTACTCTATTAACAATAACAATTTCCGTTCCAAGTTTAAGGAACAAGTAACTGTAGCAAAATCAAGCCTTTACAGGATTACCTCTATGATTAAACAGTCAAACGTCATTTTAATATATACGACTATACGAGGCAATAAAATGAacaagaaattaaataaaaatgagAGGGTTAGTTCAGAAAACTTGGAGTAGGATTTTCCATGCTGCATATACATTACCCATTTGACCGGGAGTACAAGTGTACAACTAGAACCATTAGCCGAAAAATAAAAAATGCCATCAGAGCCGTAACCACAAAATGATTTTGGGGTCGGCTATgccaaaaagaaataaaaaatcaATGGCAAAGGACAATAAGTCAATAAGTAAAATAAAGGGTTAAGTTTTGTACTAAGGAAAACGGTAAAATATAAAGTTATACTCCGTAGCATTTTGCATCGTAAAAAAAAACTCTGAAATGATGTACTCTCCTCCTAGTAAATGTGGACACCAATGGCCATAATGAATATGGTGAAGGCAGCAAAGAAGATGAGGGTGTGGATGATGACGGCCTTGGGGTTTGTTTTGAAGCTTCCAAATTCGACATGGCGGTCATTTCCTGGCAATTGGAACAGTAAACCCGGGGAGAGTATAATGAAGAGCAATACCCCAATCAGAATTGGCCCCCAATCCAGCATTGATTTCCCTTTGGTAGATTACAATTTGTAAATTGTAATGTTAGCTGTAACATCTGTGATCTTTATAACAGAAGCCATATGATTCACAAAAGCTGGTGTAAAACTTTATGCTTGCTTGCATTGTAGAAATAGAATCACACTTTTTCTTACATAGGTACAATATATCAGTAACGTTAGAAATCAAGGAGTTATCACGGCCTGATCTCGGCCATTCAATCCTAGGTACGCTTATCGCCTCAAAACATGGTCGAGGTGGCCTACTCTTAACAAGAGAATGATGATTTTGTCAATTTCAAGGTACTAGTTAGCTTAAGTTAAGACAAAGAAACAAATGCATCTGCAACCAATCCACATATTTGTGAACAACAGTAGCAGCAGCATTGTCTAGTGACTCAAGGGGTTACCATATTTCACAGGTTAGGGGAGAATGGAGATGTATCGGGAATTGCATCGACTGACTGATATTATTCCATCGTAATCACTAACTAATTATTATAGTAGTCTTTAGATCCATGGACAATGGCGGCCAGGATTTCCCTTTAGGGGGGCGAAAAATTTCAGCCTAGGCAAACTGGTAATGCCACAAGAAAAAAAGCGAAAactaaaaaattcgaaatttCCAATGTCCAGTAGAggcgaccgcccctgctagcccccctaAATCCGCCACTGTCAATGAAATAAAAATAGGAGTGTAAATTG is a window encoding:
- the LOC141658249 gene encoding uncharacterized protein LOC141658249, which gives rise to MLDWGPILIGVLLFIILSPGLLFQLPGNDRHVEFGSFKTNPKAVIIHTLIFFAAFTIFIMAIGVHIY